One genomic region from Mycoplasmopsis meleagridis encodes:
- a CDS encoding RNA-binding S4 domain-containing protein yields MNNTIEIKDDFITLGQFLKKAKLIETGGQSKYFIEYNDITINNRKPEGRGSKIYINDTVWINNIVYQVVKVKK; encoded by the coding sequence ATGAATAATACTATTGAGATTAAAGACGATTTTATTACATTAGGACAATTTTTAAAAAAGGCAAAATTAATAGAAACAGGAGGGCAATCAAAATATTTTATTGAATATAATGATATAACTATTAATAATCGTAAACCGGAAGGAAGAGGTTCTAAAATTTATATAAATGATACAGTTTGAATAAATAATATAGTTTATCAGGTTGTTAAAGTAAAAAAATAG